The Geothrix sp. genome has a window encoding:
- the trmFO gene encoding methylenetetrahydrofolate--tRNA-(uracil(54)-C(5))-methyltransferase (FADH(2)-oxidizing) TrmFO yields MIHIIGAGLAGSEAAWQLASRGHEVLISEMRPRWTTPAHTTDRAAEMVCSNSFKSDDPDSATGILKAELRRMDSLILRCAEATRVPAGNSLAVDREAFSQMVTTELKTHPRIHWEEAQVDCPDLTVPTILATGPLTSEPLAAWLAGLTGNDNLHFYDAIAPIVERDSIDMGIAWMAARYDKGGPDFINCPMDKVQYERFLDALLAAERVPLHEVDTPYFEACLPIEVMADRGRETLRHGPMKPVGLDDPRTGRWPHAVIQLRQDTLAGEHFNLVGFQTRLKWGAQKEVFRLIPGLEAAEFVRFGSIHRNTYIQAPRMLDATLAVKSIANLWIAGQLSGVEGYLESAAGGLAAAFAVDRAAQGQFTQPFPQETVLGSLLHYLAHASSKDFGPTNAMLGLLPPLPEGLLDLRGLKRAGGTRAVKSAKGKAHRERALLALDQHLQALGGAR; encoded by the coding sequence GTGATCCACATCATCGGGGCGGGCCTGGCTGGCTCGGAAGCCGCCTGGCAGTTGGCGTCGAGGGGCCACGAGGTCCTGATCTCCGAGATGAGGCCGCGGTGGACCACGCCTGCCCACACCACGGACCGCGCCGCGGAAATGGTCTGCTCCAACTCCTTCAAGAGCGACGATCCCGATTCGGCCACCGGGATCCTGAAGGCCGAGTTGCGGCGCATGGATTCGCTGATCCTGCGATGCGCCGAGGCCACCCGCGTCCCGGCAGGAAACAGCCTCGCGGTTGACCGGGAGGCCTTCTCCCAGATGGTCACCACCGAATTGAAAACGCATCCCCGCATCCACTGGGAGGAGGCCCAGGTCGACTGTCCGGATCTCACGGTGCCGACCATCCTGGCCACGGGTCCCCTCACTTCGGAACCCCTGGCCGCCTGGCTTGCCGGCCTCACCGGGAACGACAATCTCCATTTCTACGATGCGATCGCCCCCATCGTGGAACGGGACAGCATCGACATGGGCATCGCCTGGATGGCGGCGCGCTACGACAAGGGCGGCCCGGACTTCATCAACTGCCCCATGGACAAGGTGCAGTACGAACGGTTCCTGGATGCGCTGCTCGCCGCCGAGCGCGTTCCTCTCCACGAGGTGGACACGCCTTACTTCGAGGCCTGCCTGCCCATCGAGGTCATGGCGGACCGTGGCCGCGAAACCCTCCGCCACGGCCCTATGAAGCCTGTGGGATTAGACGATCCCCGCACCGGGCGCTGGCCGCATGCGGTCATCCAGCTTCGCCAGGACACCCTCGCCGGTGAACACTTCAACCTGGTCGGCTTTCAGACCCGCCTCAAATGGGGCGCCCAGAAAGAGGTCTTCCGCCTGATCCCGGGCCTCGAAGCGGCGGAATTCGTCCGCTTTGGAAGCATCCACCGGAACACCTACATCCAGGCCCCACGGATGCTCGATGCGACACTTGCTGTCAAATCCATCGCGAACCTGTGGATCGCCGGCCAACTCTCAGGTGTGGAAGGCTATCTGGAATCCGCCGCCGGCGGCCTAGCAGCCGCCTTTGCCGTGGATCGCGCCGCTCAGGGCCAATTCACCCAACCCTTTCCGCAGGAGACGGTGCTGGGCAGCCTGCTCCACTACCTAGCCCACGCCTCCAGCAAGGACTTCGGCCCGACCAATGCCATGCTCGGCCTGCTGCCGCCTCTTCCCGAGGGCCTGCTCGACTTGCGGGGACTCAAGCGCGCGGGGGGAACCCGGGCGGTGAAATCCGCCAAGGGAAAGGCCCATCGTGAGCGGGCCCTGCTGGCGCTCGACCAGCACCTTCAAGCCCTTGGAGGCGCGCGATGA
- the flgL gene encoding flagellar hook-associated protein FlgL — MSFRTPSTTQQRQTLLDLERTKERLALNTTRLASGKRITRPGDDPAAAALVLDFQNSIQANAQFIKQADSALSFLMSSEDVVTGSLNSVTRLRELAQQAANSTNGAAGRAALAQEVDSIRSNLLALANTKDQGKYLFAGTQTQTLPFAVPVPPNTPPYGPGNGAITYSGDSGDINLDVTSNTAVTTNLPGDKVFFGSGGVGSSTDLFTVVTQLHDALLANSTTGIQTAMTDLKGIFDNLNQIQDDLGGRQAGLLDLKDTLSGFNLTLQGLQDTQEGTDYVQSATELSSDQTIQTATLSALAKINKTNLFDYLG; from the coding sequence ATGTCCTTCCGAACGCCCAGCACCACCCAGCAGCGCCAGACGCTCCTCGATCTCGAGAGGACCAAGGAAAGGCTCGCGCTGAACACCACCCGCCTGGCTTCCGGGAAGCGCATCACCCGCCCCGGGGATGACCCCGCCGCGGCCGCGCTGGTGCTTGATTTTCAGAACTCCATCCAGGCCAATGCCCAGTTCATCAAGCAGGCGGACTCGGCGCTGTCCTTCCTGATGTCTTCCGAAGATGTGGTGACGGGCTCACTCAACTCGGTCACCCGCCTCCGGGAACTGGCCCAGCAGGCCGCGAACTCGACGAACGGCGCCGCCGGCCGGGCGGCCTTGGCCCAGGAGGTGGACTCGATCCGGAGCAACCTGCTGGCCCTGGCGAATACGAAGGATCAGGGCAAGTACCTCTTTGCCGGCACCCAGACACAGACGCTTCCGTTCGCGGTTCCAGTGCCGCCCAACACCCCTCCTTACGGGCCCGGCAACGGCGCGATCACCTATTCGGGCGACTCGGGGGACATCAATCTCGATGTGACGAGCAACACGGCCGTCACGACGAATCTGCCTGGAGACAAGGTCTTCTTCGGTAGCGGCGGCGTCGGCAGCAGCACGGATCTCTTCACGGTCGTGACGCAGCTCCACGATGCCCTGCTGGCCAACAGCACGACGGGCATCCAGACGGCCATGACCGACTTGAAGGGCATCTTCGACAACCTGAACCAGATCCAGGACGACCTGGGGGGGCGGCAGGCCGGCCTGCTGGACCTGAAGGACACCCTCTCGGGCTTCAACCTCACCCTCCAGGGGCTCCAGGACACCCAGGAAGGCACCGACTATGTCCAGTCGGCCACGGAACTCAGCTCTGATCAGACGATCCAGACTGCCACCCTGAGCGCCCTGGCGAAAATCAACAAGACCAACCTCTTCGATTACCTGGGCTGA